In the genome of Mytilus edulis chromosome 3, xbMytEdul2.2, whole genome shotgun sequence, one region contains:
- the LOC139515561 gene encoding craniofacial development protein 2-like, whose product MTSPSESPIVETRKMNTSLLGPKAQIHIGAWNVRTMYETSKTAQVIKEMQHYRLDILGVSECRWTGSGKTRTNSGNIILHSGNIDKHINGVAIIICKEKAKSLLEWEPISERLVTARFNSDYCKLSIIQCYAPTNDAEDETKDDFYEQLQTVFPKYLNTTC is encoded by the coding sequence ATGACTTCTCCTAGTGAAAGCCCTATTGTGGAAACTAGGAAAATGAATACGAGTCTTCTAGGACCTAAAGCACAAATACATATAGGAGCCTGGAATGTTCGAACCATGTATGAAACATCAAAGACTGCACAGGTCATCAAGGAAATGCAGCACTACAGGTTAGACATTCTTGGTGTGAGCGAATGTCGTTGGACTGGCTCAGGAAAGACAAGAACAAATAGTGGAAACATCATCCTACACTCTGGAAACATTGACAAACATATTAATGGTGTAGCAATAATTATATGCAAAGAGAAGGCAAAATCATTACTAGAATGGGAACCAATCAGTGAAAGATTAGTAACAGCAAGATTCAACTCCGACTACTGTAAACTTTCTATCATACAGTGTTACGCACCAACAAATGATGCTGAAGATGAGACTAAGGATGATTTTTATGAACAGCTACAGACTGTATTTCCAAAGTACCTCAACACGACATGCTAG